The following are encoded in a window of Mustela nigripes isolate SB6536 chromosome 1, MUSNIG.SB6536, whole genome shotgun sequence genomic DNA:
- the APBB2 gene encoding amyloid beta precursor protein binding family B member 2 isoform X6, with product MAERKNAKALACSSLQERANVNLDVPLQVDFPTPKTELVQKFHVQYLGMLPVDKPVGMDTLNNAIENLMTSSNKEDWPSVNMNVADATVTVISEKSEEDVLVECRVRFLSFMGVGKDVHTFAFIMDTGNQRFECHVFWCEPNAGNVSEAVQAACMLRYQKCLVARPPSQKVRPPPPPADSVTRRVTTNVKRGVLSLIDTLKQKRPVTETP from the exons ATGGCCGAACGGAAGAATGCCAAAGCCCTGGCCTGCAGTTCCTTACAGGAAAGAGCCAATGTGAACCTCGACGTGCCCTTGCAAG TAGATTTCCCAACACCAAAGACGGAGCTGGTGCAGAAGTTCCACGTGCAGTACCTGGGCATGTTACCTGTAGACAAGCCGGTCG GAATGGATACCCTGAACAATGCCATAGAAAATCTTATGACCTCATCCAACAAGGAGGATTGGCCATCGGTGAACATGAATGTGGCTGATGCTACCGTGACCGTCATCAGTGAAAAG AGTGAAGAGGACGTCCTGGTGGAGTGCCGCGTGCGATTCCTGTCCTTCATGGGCGTCGGAAAGGACGTGCATACGTTTGCCTTCATCATGGACACCGGGAACCAGCGCTTCGAGTGCCACGTGTTCTGGTGCGAGCCAAATGCGGGAAACGTGTCAGAGGCGGTGCAGGCTGCCTGCATG ctACGGTATCAGAAGTGCTTGGTAGCCAGGCCGCCTTCCCAGAAAGTTCGACCACCTCCTCCGCCAGCAGACTCTGTGACCAGAAGAGTCACAACCAATGTAAAACGGGGGGTCTTATCCCTCATTGACACTTTGAAACAGAAACGCCCTGTCACAGAGACACCATAG